The Flavobacteriales bacterium genome includes a region encoding these proteins:
- the porQ gene encoding type IX secretion system protein PorQ translates to MQKIFFVLSISILLGNLSKSFAQTGGGNFSILNRVADAHSLAIGGNAMLSFDSDLGKALYNPALLNEKMFEAVSYDHVFLNSGIHLSQIGYARENKKFGLNQSFSLQVANYGSMIQTDVEGRQLGTFTPYDIVLQTGVSKKINEQIALGLQAKLIHSGITSFNSQGFYIDFSGIYISKDQRTKASILVRNLGFVFNKFSDKAHTQSPLDIEVNISGKPEHAPFRWMISFEQLQSPDLRYDDPDNYVTNSFDDSVTEDRPSIGNTVLRHLSVGAELLLTEHFNVRLGYDFGRSEELSAKDVGKTTGFSWGFSFKVAKKYKLNYGRSTYHLAGPMNAISLQINLNDFKSKKKEI, encoded by the coding sequence ATGCAAAAAATATTTTTTGTTTTATCAATTTCTATTTTACTAGGAAATCTTTCTAAGAGTTTTGCTCAAACAGGAGGAGGGAATTTTTCGATACTCAATCGTGTTGCCGATGCTCATTCGTTGGCAATTGGAGGTAATGCCATGTTGAGTTTTGATTCAGACTTAGGGAAAGCTCTGTATAATCCAGCCTTACTTAATGAGAAAATGTTTGAAGCCGTTTCTTATGATCATGTATTTTTAAATAGTGGAATTCATTTGTCTCAAATAGGATATGCACGTGAAAATAAAAAATTTGGTTTAAACCAAAGCTTTTCTTTACAAGTAGCAAACTATGGATCCATGATTCAGACAGATGTTGAAGGCAGACAACTAGGAACATTCACTCCTTATGACATTGTATTACAAACTGGGGTTTCAAAAAAGATTAATGAACAAATAGCTTTGGGCTTACAAGCTAAACTAATTCATTCTGGTATAACTAGCTTTAATTCTCAAGGATTTTATATTGATTTTTCGGGTATTTATATTTCAAAAGATCAAAGAACTAAAGCCTCCATTTTGGTGAGAAATTTGGGTTTTGTTTTTAATAAATTTTCGGATAAAGCGCATACACAAAGTCCGTTAGATATTGAGGTGAATATTTCGGGAAAACCAGAACATGCACCATTTAGATGGATGATTAGTTTTGAACAATTACAATCTCCTGATTTAAGGTACGATGATCCTGATAACTATGTTACTAACTCATTTGATGATTCTGTAACGGAAGATAGACCCTCTATAGGTAATACCGTTTTAAGACATTTAAGTGTGGGAGCAGAGTTGCTACTTACAGAGCATTTTAATGTTCGTTTGGGTTATGATTTTGGAAGAAGTGAGGAATTATCGGCAAAAGATGTCGGTAAAACGACTGGTTTTTCTTGGGGTTTTTCATTTAAAGTAGCCAAAAAATATAAACTAAACTACGGTAGATCTACTTATCATTTGGCAGGACCAATGAATGCTATTAGTTTACAAATAAACCTAAACGATTTTAAATCTAAAAAGAAGGAAATCTAA
- a CDS encoding GNAT family N-acetyltransferase, translated as MHIQKAEEKHASEILELIKELAVFEREPDAVEVTLEEFIRDGFSENKIFDTLIALHESKVVGISLYFFKYSTWKGKTMHLEDLIVTEKYRGNGIGEQLLNTTRQIARKEQVARLEWNVLDWNQPAIDFYLKKDADILKEWLLVRMDREKI; from the coding sequence ATTCATATTCAAAAAGCTGAAGAAAAGCATGCCTCAGAAATTCTTGAGTTAATAAAAGAACTTGCCGTTTTTGAAAGAGAGCCTGATGCAGTAGAAGTTACTTTAGAGGAGTTTATTAGGGATGGTTTTAGTGAAAATAAAATTTTCGATACGCTTATCGCTCTTCATGAATCAAAAGTTGTGGGGATATCTTTATACTTTTTTAAGTATTCTACCTGGAAAGGGAAAACAATGCATTTAGAAGACCTTATCGTTACAGAAAAGTATCGAGGAAATGGGATTGGCGAACAGTTACTAAATACTACCCGACAGATTGCCAGAAAAGAACAGGTAGCACGATTAGAGTGGAATGTACTTGACTGGAATCAACCAGCAATTGATTTTTATCTTAAAAAGGATGCGGATATACTTAAAGAATGGCTTTTAGTAAGAATGGATCGAGAAAAAATTTAG